In Lagenorhynchus albirostris chromosome 14, mLagAlb1.1, whole genome shotgun sequence, one DNA window encodes the following:
- the B3GNT4 gene encoding N-acetyllactosaminide beta-1,3-N-acetylglucosaminyltransferase 4, whose translation MFRRVGWLVLYSLAVLLLSCLFFLKKEAHPAGGPMARQPFWAPPGPRRSQCPPNHTVANASLFLPNRHRLFLTYRHCRNFSILLEPSGCAEDTFLLLAIKSQPGHVERRAAIRSTWGRAGSWAKGRQLKLVFLLGVAGSVPPAQLLAYESREFDDILQWDFAEDFFNLTLKELHLQRWVAAVCSQAHFMLKGDDDVFVHVPNVLEFLDGWDPAQDLLVGDVIRQALPNRNTKVKYFIPPSMYRAHHYPPYAGGGGYVMSRATVQHLQAAVEEAELFPIDDVFVGMCLEKLGVSPMHHAGFKTFGIRRPLDPRDPCLYRGLLLVHRLSPLQMWTMWALVTDEGLKCAAAPLSQLRGVG comes from the coding sequence TTGCTGTGCTGCTGCTCAGCTGCTTGTTCTTCCTGAAGAAGGAGGCCCACCCAGCGGGGGGCCCCATGGCCCGACAGCCCTTCTGGGCTCCCCCAGGGCCCCGGCGCAGCCAGTGTCCACCCAACCACACGGTGGCCAATGCCTCCCTGTTCCTGCCTAACCGTCACCGCCTCTTCTTGACCTATCGTCACTGCCGCAACTTCTCCATCTTGCTGGAGCCTTCGGGCTGTGCCGAGGACACCTTTCTGCTCCTGGCCATCAAGTCACAGCCTGGCCATGTGGAGCGACGTGCGGCCATCCGCAGCACGTGGGGCCGCGCAGGAAGCTGGGCTAAGGGCCGGCAGCTGAAGCTGGTGTTCCTCCTGGGGGTGGCGGGATctgtgcccccagcccagctgctGGCCTACGAGAGTCGGGAGTTTGATGATATCCTACAGTGGGACTTTGCTGAGGACTTTTTCAACCTGACACTCAAGGAGCTGCACTTGCAGCGCTGGGTGGCAGCTGTCTGCTCCCAGGCCCATTTCATGCTAAAGGGAGATGATGATGTCTTTGTCCATGTCCCCAATGTGTTGGAGTTCCTGGATGGCTGGGACCCAGCCCAGGATCTACTGGTGGGAGATGTCATCCGCCAGGCCCTGCCCAACAGGAACACCAAGGTCAAATATTTCATCCCACCCTCCATGTACAGGGCCCACCACTACCCACCCtatgctgggggtggagggtatGTCATGTCCAGAGCCACTGTGCAGCACCTCCAAGCAGCCGTGGAAGAGGCTGAACTCTTCCCCATTGATGACGTCTTTGTGGGGATGTGCCTGGAAAAGCTGGGGGTGAGCCCCATGCACCATGCTGGCTTCAAGACATTTGGAATAAGGCGGCCCCTGGACCCTCGGGACCCCTGCCTGTACAGAGGGCTCCTTCTGGTGCACCGCCTCAGCCCCCTGCAGATGTGGACCATGTGGGCACTGGTAACGGATGAGGGGCTCAAGTGTGCAGCTGCCCCCTTGTCCCAGCTTCGAGGGGTGGGTTGA